In Fodinicurvata sediminis DSM 21159, one genomic interval encodes:
- a CDS encoding F0F1 ATP synthase subunit gamma — MASLKELRSRISSVKSTQKITSAMKMVAAAKLRRAQEQVEASRPYAERMARMLGSLAGSVQGSNGPKLLTGTGKDDVHLLIVATADRGLCGGFNSSIVRDARKHIEQLKSEGKTVKIICIGRKGRDQLRRQYGDDILETIEGVTKPRPSFDKAHAIAQDVLTRFDQGEFDVCTLFYARFKSAISQIVTRQQLVPFDDEHSASLEAAEEEAQAEKQAGFVYDYEPDEEEILKELLPRNLAVQIYKAILENNASENGARMTAMDNATRNAEEMIKDLTLVYNRTRQAEITKELIEIISAKEAM, encoded by the coding sequence ATGGCTAGCCTCAAGGAGCTCCGCTCCCGGATCAGCAGCGTCAAGTCGACGCAGAAGATAACCTCGGCCATGAAGATGGTTGCGGCGGCGAAGTTGCGCCGTGCCCAGGAGCAGGTCGAGGCATCGCGCCCGTACGCAGAGCGGATGGCCCGCATGCTCGGATCCCTGGCAGGTTCCGTGCAGGGCAGCAATGGTCCCAAGCTGTTGACCGGCACTGGCAAGGACGACGTCCACCTGCTGATCGTTGCCACGGCCGACCGAGGTCTTTGTGGCGGCTTCAACAGCTCGATCGTGCGGGATGCCCGCAAGCATATCGAGCAGCTGAAGTCTGAGGGCAAGACGGTCAAGATCATCTGTATCGGCCGCAAGGGGCGTGATCAGTTGAGGCGGCAGTATGGCGACGATATCCTGGAAACCATCGAGGGTGTCACCAAGCCGCGTCCGAGCTTCGACAAGGCGCATGCCATTGCCCAGGACGTCCTGACCCGATTCGATCAGGGTGAATTCGACGTCTGTACGCTTTTCTATGCCCGCTTCAAGTCGGCGATCAGCCAGATCGTGACCCGTCAGCAGCTTGTGCCCTTCGATGATGAGCACAGTGCAAGCCTGGAGGCGGCTGAGGAAGAGGCGCAGGCTGAAAAGCAGGCCGGCTTCGTGTATGACTACGAACCGGATGAAGAAGAGATCCTGAAGGAGCTGTTGCCGCGGAACCTGGCGGTGCAGATCTACAAGGCGATCCTCGAGAACAACGCCAGTGAGAACGGGGCGCGGATGACCGCAATGGACAATGCGACCCGGAATGCCGAGGAAATGATCAAGGACCTGACCCTCGTCTACAACCGGACGCGTCAGGCCGAGATCACCAAGGAACTGATTGAAATCATCTCCGCCAAGGAGGCGATGTAG
- the atpD gene encoding F0F1 ATP synthase subunit beta, with protein sequence MAKNLVGKITQVLGPVVDVQFDGDLPDILNALETDNHGNRLVLEVAQHLGEHGVRTIAMDATEGLVRGQEVTDTGTPIEVPVGPETLGRIMNVIGEPIDERGELKTKSKAPIHRSAPTYADQNTDAEILVTGIKVIDLLAPYAKGGKIGLFGGAGVGKTVLIMELINNIAKTHGGYSVFAGVGERTREGNDLYHEMMDSGVIKTDGGDSKAALIYGQMNEPPGARARVALSGLTVAEYFRDEEGQDVLFFVDNIFRFTQAGAEVSALLGRIPSAVGYQPTLATDMGGLQERITTTNKGSITSVQAIYVPADDLTDPAPATSFAHLDATTVLSRQIAELGIYPAVDPLDSTSRILEPDVVGKEHYDVARKVQETLQQYKQLQDIIAILGMDELSEEDKLTVSRARKIQRFLSQPFDVAEVFTGSPGVQVPLEETVKGFKGLVEGEYDHLPEGAFYMVGTIDKAVEKARKLAEEAA encoded by the coding sequence ATGGCCAAGAACCTCGTCGGAAAGATCACCCAGGTCCTGGGACCGGTGGTCGACGTGCAGTTCGACGGTGACCTGCCGGACATTCTCAACGCGCTGGAAACCGATAACCACGGCAACCGCCTGGTTCTGGAGGTTGCCCAGCATCTGGGTGAGCATGGTGTGCGCACCATCGCCATGGACGCCACCGAGGGCTTGGTGCGCGGCCAGGAGGTGACGGATACGGGCACGCCAATCGAGGTTCCTGTCGGGCCCGAGACCCTGGGGCGCATCATGAACGTCATCGGCGAGCCGATTGACGAGCGCGGTGAGCTCAAGACCAAGAGCAAGGCGCCGATTCACCGTTCGGCCCCGACCTATGCGGATCAGAACACGGATGCAGAAATCCTGGTAACCGGAATCAAGGTCATCGACCTGCTGGCACCTTACGCCAAGGGTGGCAAGATCGGCCTGTTCGGTGGTGCCGGTGTCGGAAAGACCGTGCTGATCATGGAGCTGATCAACAACATCGCGAAAACGCACGGCGGTTATTCGGTGTTTGCCGGCGTCGGCGAGCGTACCCGTGAAGGCAACGACCTCTATCACGAGATGATGGACTCCGGTGTCATCAAGACCGATGGCGGCGATTCCAAGGCAGCCCTGATTTACGGCCAGATGAACGAGCCGCCTGGCGCACGTGCCCGTGTCGCCCTGAGCGGGCTGACCGTGGCCGAGTACTTCCGCGACGAGGAAGGCCAGGACGTTCTCTTCTTCGTGGACAATATTTTCCGCTTCACACAGGCGGGCGCCGAGGTCTCTGCACTGCTGGGCCGCATTCCCTCCGCGGTGGGGTATCAGCCGACGCTCGCCACCGACATGGGTGGACTGCAGGAGCGCATTACCACGACAAACAAGGGTTCGATCACCTCGGTGCAGGCCATTTACGTGCCGGCCGACGACCTGACCGACCCGGCACCGGCAACTTCATTTGCGCACCTTGATGCGACCACGGTGCTGAGCCGCCAGATCGCCGAGTTGGGCATCTATCCGGCCGTTGACCCATTGGACTCCACCAGTCGCATCCTGGAGCCGGATGTGGTCGGCAAGGAACACTATGACGTGGCCCGCAAGGTCCAGGAGACACTGCAGCAGTACAAGCAGTTGCAGGACATCATTGCCATTCTGGGCATGGACGAACTGTCCGAGGAAGACAAGCTGACGGTTTCGCGCGCACGCAAGATCCAGCGCTTCCTGTCACAGCCCTTTGACGTGGCCGAGGTCTTCACGGGCTCTCCGGGCGTGCAGGTGCCGCTCGAGGAAACCGTCAAGGGCTTCAAGGGCCTGGTGGAAGGTGAGTACGACCACCTTCCGGAAGGCGCCTTCTATATGGTCGGCACGATCGACAAGGCTGTCGAGAAGGCCAGGAAGCTGGCTGAAGAGGCTGCCTGA
- a CDS encoding F0F1 ATP synthase subunit epsilon has product MEKTQFELVSPEKLLHAGEVAMVVVPGAEGDFGVLPRHAPMISTVRPGVISVYEENRSTVSRRIFVGGGFAEVTQERCTVLADSVEAYDDIDRGETERALKDAREDLEDAKNEVEKTEAAKQVKVLEEKLRALETF; this is encoded by the coding sequence ATGGAAAAAACGCAGTTCGAACTGGTTTCACCGGAAAAGCTTCTCCATGCGGGAGAAGTGGCCATGGTGGTGGTGCCTGGCGCTGAAGGCGACTTCGGTGTCCTGCCCCGCCATGCCCCGATGATTTCCACCGTTCGGCCGGGTGTCATTTCCGTTTATGAGGAAAACCGCAGCACGGTCAGTAGGCGCATCTTCGTCGGCGGGGGCTTTGCCGAGGTGACACAGGAACGCTGCACGGTCCTGGCGGACAGTGTCGAGGCCTATGACGACATTGATCGTGGCGAGACCGAGCGGGCTCTGAAGGATGCCCGTGAAGACCTGGAAGACGCCAAGAACGAGGTTGAAAAGACTGAAGCCGCAAAGCAGGTCAAGGTCCTGGAAGAAAAGCTGCGGGCGCTAGAGACATTCTGA
- a CDS encoding acyl-ACP desaturase — translation MSAGHWTLDDIDWNSFDRSKIDTEMVKLIKAASLVEYNGDDYADYLCNVFSDDTEFQQAARQWASEEVQHGEALGRWAQMVDPEFDFDSAVKRFRDGFTVDVDASSSVRGSRCGELVARCIVEVGTSSYYGSLADSTDEPVLKDICQRIAADELRHYKLFYTHLRRYLDQERIGKIRRLMIALGRVRETEDDELAYAYYAANTPANEDYDRKRWSKAYMNRALAIYKPVRVERAAAMTCKAAGLNPRGRTAQLLSKAAYHLMKSKQQKAEAATAAAA, via the coding sequence ATGTCGGCTGGGCACTGGACTCTCGATGACATAGACTGGAACAGCTTCGATCGCTCCAAGATCGATACCGAGATGGTCAAGTTGATCAAGGCTGCCAGCCTTGTGGAATACAACGGCGATGATTATGCCGACTACCTCTGCAATGTTTTCAGTGATGACACCGAGTTTCAGCAAGCCGCCCGCCAATGGGCATCGGAAGAGGTGCAGCATGGCGAGGCGCTGGGCCGCTGGGCCCAAATGGTCGATCCCGAGTTCGATTTCGACAGCGCCGTAAAACGATTCCGCGATGGCTTCACTGTCGATGTGGATGCCAGCTCATCCGTGCGCGGTTCACGCTGTGGCGAGCTTGTGGCCCGCTGTATCGTCGAGGTGGGAACTTCCTCTTATTACGGCTCGCTGGCCGACAGCACAGACGAACCCGTGCTGAAGGATATATGCCAGCGGATTGCCGCCGACGAGTTGCGTCACTACAAGCTGTTCTATACGCACCTGCGCCGCTATCTGGACCAGGAGCGCATCGGCAAGATACGGCGCCTGATGATCGCCTTGGGACGCGTGCGCGAGACCGAGGATGATGAACTGGCCTATGCCTATTATGCGGCCAATACGCCAGCGAACGAGGACTATGACCGCAAGCGCTGGAGCAAGGCTTACATGAATCGGGCACTTGCCATCTACAAGCCGGTCCGTGTCGAGCGGGCCGCTGCCATGACCTGCAAGGCGGCTGGACTGAATCCACGCGGACGCACGGCGCAGCTGCTCTCGAAGGCGGCCTATCATCTCATGAAGTCGAAGCAGCAAAAAGCTGAAGCCGCGACGGCTGCTGCCGCCTGA
- a CDS encoding RNA pyrophosphohydrolase has protein sequence MSNSNSPYDPDTDLSLTPEEIERLPYRPGVGIVLFNQDGQVFTAQRMDMVSDAWQMPQGGIDPDEDPQAALFRELEEETGVRNAELLAESRDWLSYDLPYDLVPKIWRGRFRGQQQKWYALKFLGDEGEIDIGGPHAEFSNWSWRPLPETPQLIVPFKRKLYERVADEFGHLAERIRTRGA, from the coding sequence ATGTCCAACTCCAACTCGCCCTATGATCCCGATACCGACCTGAGCCTGACTCCGGAGGAGATCGAACGGCTCCCCTATCGTCCGGGTGTGGGAATCGTGTTGTTCAATCAGGATGGACAGGTCTTCACGGCGCAACGCATGGACATGGTCAGCGATGCCTGGCAGATGCCCCAGGGCGGCATCGATCCCGACGAGGACCCGCAAGCGGCGCTTTTCCGCGAGCTCGAAGAAGAAACCGGTGTACGCAACGCGGAACTGTTGGCCGAAAGCCGGGACTGGCTCAGCTACGACCTGCCCTACGACCTGGTGCCCAAGATCTGGCGTGGACGTTTTCGAGGCCAGCAGCAGAAATGGTACGCGCTGAAGTTCCTGGGCGATGAGGGCGAAATCGATATCGGCGGTCCGCATGCCGAATTCTCGAATTGGAGTTGGCGCCCTCTGCCCGAGACACCCCAGTTGATCGTGCCCTTCAAGCGGAAACTCTACGAACGGGTGGCGGACGAATTCGGCCATCTGGCCGAGCGGATCCGCACACGCGGAGCCTGA